Part of the Terriglobia bacterium genome is shown below.
TATGAACTCGTCCGGGACTCCTGGGCCGGTCAGTACAAGGGCGGCGCTGATTTCGAGATGTTCTGGCGGCAAGCCCTTCGGGACGGTATTGCCCCGAATTCGGCGGCCGCGCCGATCGATAAACTCGCGGTACGCCCGCTGCCCGGCGGCGCCATTCCTTCGACCGGGCAGTCTTCCGCTCCGGACAACCTCGATGTGGCATTCCGTCCGGATCCGGCTCTTTACGACGGATCGTTTGCCAACAATACCTGGTTGCAGGAGTTGCCGGCAGCGCTGACCAAACTCACCTGGGACAACGCGGTGATGATCAGTCCGAAAACATCACGCGACCTGCAGGCTTTCAACGACGACGAGGTGGATCTGATCGTCAATGGCCGTCAGATCACCGGCGGGATCTTCGTCGTTCCCGGACAGGCTGACAACACCGTCGCGGTTCATCTCGGCTGGGGCCGGACCCGCGCAGGGTCGAACGGAACGCAACGCGGCTTCAGTGCTTATGCGCTCCGGGCATCGGCTGACCCCTGGTTGGCTACCGGCGGCAGGATTCGAAAGCGCGGGACAAAGTACCAACTGGTCTCGACCCGGGATCACCATGCTACCGAAGGCCGTCACATGGTCCGCCACATGACGGCGGCCGATTACGCGAAATATCCCGATCTCATTCAGAACGCAACCCGCGTGCCCAAACCGGACGAAACCATGTACCCGCCGTACCCGGCTGTCGACAATGCGTGGGGAATGTCGGTCGACCTGAGCCGATGCGTCGGCTGCAACGCCTGCGTCATCGCCTGCCAGGCTGAAAACAACATCCCGACCGTCGGTAAGAACGAAGTGGCGCGTGGGCGTGAGATGCATTGGATGCGGATCGATACATATTTCGAAGGTCCCGCTGAAAACCCGGACGGATATTTTCAACCGATGTTCTGCCAGCATTGCGAAACGGCTCCGTGCGAGTACGTCTGTCCGGTCGAAGCAACGACCCACAGCACCGAAGGCATCAATGAAATGACCTACAACCGGTGCGTCGGCACGCGGTACTGCTCGAATAACTGCCCGTATAAAGTGCGACGCTTCAACTTTTTCGAATACGCCCAGTGGGACGTGCCTTCGTTGAAGCTGATGTACAACCCGGATGTCACCGTGCGCAGCCGCGGCGTGATGGAAAAGTGCACCTATTGCATCCAGCGGGTCAATCGGACGCGCATCAACGCGCTGAAGGAAGACCGCAAAATCCGGGACGGCGAAGTCGTCACGGCCTGCCAGCAGGCGTGTCCCGCGAATGCGCTGGTGTTTGGAAACCTGCTCGACCTGAAGAGCAAGGCCTCCAGACTGAAGGCCGAACCGCGCGACTACAGCGTTCTGGCCGATTACAACACACGCCCCAGGACCACGTACCTGGCGGCATTGAAGAACCCCAATCCGGAAATTGCCGGTCTCGATGCCGACCAACACAGGAATGGCTGACCAGAACACAACCGCTGTTTACACGCCGCCGGCAGAGCGTCCCTATCCCGGACCGCACTGGGTCACGGAAAAGATTTCGTCCCTCGTCCTGACGCCGAACACACCCATCGAGTGGCTCATCGTTTTCGGTCTCACTTTTATGGGAACGGGCGTTCTGTTAATTGCAATCACCTGGCTGCTGATCCGCGGTATCGGCATCTGGGGAGTCAACATTCCGATCGCGTGGGGATTCGCGATCGTGAACTTTGTCTGGTGGATCGGGATCGGACATGCCGGCACTCTTATCTCGGCGATCCTGCTGCTCCTTCATCAAGCCTGGCGCCAATCCATCAACCGCTTTGCGGAAGCGATGACGCTGTTCGCCGTGATGTGCGCCGGCATGTTTCCTCTTCTCCATCTCGGCCGGCCCTGGTTCTTTTACTGGTTAGCGCCTTACCCGAATACGATGGGCCTGTGGCCGCAATGGCGAAGCCCGCTCATATGGGACGTGTTCGCCGTCAGTACGTACTTCACCATTTCACTGGTCTTCTGGTACGTCGGCCTCATCCCCGACCTTGCGACCTTCAGAGACAAAGCCAAACACCGGGTCACGCAAGTCATATACGGCCTGATGGCGATGGGCTGGCGCGGCTCCGCCTATCACTGGCAGCGGTATGAAGAGGCGTATCTGATACTCGCCGGTCTGGCGACACCGCTGGTGGTTTCCGTACACACCGTCGTCAGCTTCGATTTCACGATCGCTATTCTGCCCGGCTGGCACTCAACGATCTTTCCTCCCTACTTCGTTGCCGGAGCGATTTATTCGGGTTTCGCAATGGTTTTGACTCTAGCGATTCCGCTGCGGGAGGTCTATGGCCTGAAAGAACTCATCACGATGCGGCATCTGGACAACATGGCAAAACTGCTGCTCGCCACGGGCGTGATCGTTCTCTACAGCTATGTCGACGAGGCGTTCATCGCTTACTACAGCGGCAACGTTTACGAGCGATTCGAAATCGTAAACCGTATGTTCGGACCTTACGGCTGGGTGTATTGGCTGCTGATCTTAACGAACCTTGTCATTCCACAAATCATGTGGTCGAGCCGTATGCGCAAGAGCGTGGCTGCGATTTTCGTTGTCGCGCTCTCGGTGGATGTCGGTATGTGGCTGGAACGCTTTGTCATCGTGGTGGTCAGCCTGCACCGTGACTTCCTGCCGTCGATATGGGGCATGTATATCCCGACGATCTGGGATTGGGCCACATTCGCGGGATCGATCGCGTTGTTTGTGACGCTGTTCCTGCTCTTTTTCCGGCTGCTTCCGCCGATCTCCATGTTCGAGATAAAAAAAGTTCTGCACCAACCGGAGGTTTCAGCCAGGCCATGAACGCGAAACCCATTTACGGCCTGCTCGCGGAGTTCAAAGAGCCGGAGAAACTCGTTGAGATTGCCACGCGCGCAAGAGAGTCCGGGTACCGGCGGATCGACGGATTCTCGCCATATCCTGTCGACGGACTCGCCGAAGCGCTTGGATCGCACCACACCAAAATCCCGGTGATCGCTCTAGCCGGCGGATTAACCGGCGGCCTCGGCGGCTATTTCATGCTCTACAGCTCGAGTGTTGCTTTCTATCCGATCAATGTCGCCGGCCGGCCTTTTCACAGCTGGCCGATGTTCATTCCGATAACTTTTGAATTGACGATTTTATTTTCCGGTCTTTTTACCGCCATCGGAATGCTGGCTCTCAACGGCCTTCCGAAACCGCATCATCCGGTTTTTGCGTTGCCGCAATTTTCGCTCGCAACCGACGATCGATTTTTCTTCTGCATTGAAGCGAGGGATCCCTCGTTCGATGAGGAAAAGTGCCGGGCGTTTCTGAATCAGTTTGATCCGGTCGGAGTTTATGCTGTTGATGAGACCTAGTGCACAAAAGGTCGGCGAGATGGACATTCCCCGCCTTTCCAAGGCGGGGTGCCCGAGCGATCCAACGTTAGAACGCTCGGGCGGGGCGGTTATCCAGGAACCGCGAAGCGCACCTTATTGGTTGAAGTTACTAACCACCCCGTCTGCGCCGCTAAGGAACGGAACCTTTTTATTCATGGCGCAGCCACCCCTCCTTGGAAAGGAGGGGAGTGTGGTTATGTCGGCGAAACTGTTCAGGTGTTATATCTCTCGGCTGCCCCTCTGCATCTTATTGTTCCTCGCCGCTACATCCTGCCGGCAATCAATGGCAAACGAACCGCGTTACCGGACCTACCAGGAAAGCGGATTTTTCCCCAACGGGAGTTCTGCGCGGCCTATTCCTGAAGGAACGGTGTCTCAGGAGATGGACCTCGACGTACACCTTGTCGATGGCAGCGTAGACGGACAGCCCGCGGCGACCTTCCCCTTTCCGATAACACTCGATGTCCTGCAACGCGGCCGGCAGCGGTTCGATATTTTCTGCACGCCCTGTCATGACCATGTCGGAACCGGGCAGGGCATGGCGGCGCGCCGGGGATTTCGCATGCCGCCGCCTTCGTTCCATATCGATCGGCTTCGGGCGGAACCGCCGGGATATTTCTTTCAGGTGATCACCAAGGGTTTTGGCGTGATGCCGTCATATGCGTTTCAAATCCCTGTCCGGGACAGATGGGCGATCGTCGCCTACGTTCGCGCCCTGCAATTGAGCTGGAATGCGACCACTGCGGACGTTCCGCCGGACGAACTCAAGAAACTGGAGGCGCAGAAGCAATGAGCCGGACACAGGCCATCGAAGATGAAATCCGCCGCTTCCATGCTCCTTTTCTCGCTGTCGGAGTTGTCGGGCTGGTGGCTTGCGCCATCGGTTTTGCCTTTTCGCCACAACAATTCTTTCGCTCGTATCTCTTCGCATACCTGTTCTGGCTGAGCATTGGATTGGGTTGTCTGCCGGTGCTCATGCTTTATCACCTGGTCGGTGGAGCGTGGGGTTACAGCATCCGGCGGATACTCGAGTCCGGTACGCGAACCATCCTGCTGCTGGGCATTCTGTTCATTCCGGTTCTCGCCGGTATGCGCCAGATCTATACCTGGGTCGATCCCGTAAATCCCGCCGTCGGAGAAGCGGTGCTCAAGAAGAGCGCCTACTTGAACGTTCCTTTCTTCATCGCCCGTGCCGTTTTCTTCTTCATCCTGTGGTGGTTTTTTGCCAACCGCCTGAACCGGTGGTCGGCGGCGCAGGACGAAACGGGAGATATCGGGTTGTTGCGCCGGTTTGGGCGGCTGAGCGGCCCCGGTATCACGCTTTGCGGTTTCACAGTCACGTTCGCGCTTATCGATTGGGCAATGTCGCTCGAGCCGAGATGGTTTTCAACCGTCTACGGAATGTTATGGTTTATGGACCTCGCGCTCTCGGCCCTGGCATTTTCGATAGTCGTCTTCACGTTTCTCGGCGATCGCCATCCCCTTTCGGAAGTGGCGCGGCCCGAGCATCTGCACGACCTCGGCAATCTTCTGTTCGCGTCATTGATGCTCTGGGCATATCTGTCGTTCTGCCAGCTGCTGATCATATGGTCCGGGGACGTTCCCGAGGAAATCAGCTGGTACCTGAGCCGGCTTCGGCACGGCTGGGAGTGGACAGCCCTTGTCTTGATCGGATTCCAGTTTTTCGTTCCCTGGTTCCTCTTGCTTTCGCGGCGAAACAAGCGGCAGCGGCGGAGACTGGGCTACATCGCGCTGCTCGTTCTCGGTATGCGCATCGTGGACACATTCTGGATGATAACGCCGGCTTTTTATCCGGACGGGTTTTCGCTGCACTGGCTCGATCCCGTAGCCCTGGCAGGGATCGGCGGAATCTGGCTGGCGATTTACGCGCGCCAGCTCCTGGCCA
Proteins encoded:
- a CDS encoding DUF3341 domain-containing protein; its protein translation is MNAKPIYGLLAEFKEPEKLVEIATRARESGYRRIDGFSPYPVDGLAEALGSHHTKIPVIALAGGLTGGLGGYFMLYSSSVAFYPINVAGRPFHSWPMFIPITFELTILFSGLFTAIGMLALNGLPKPHHPVFALPQFSLATDDRFFFCIEARDPSFDEEKCRAFLNQFDPVGVYAVDET
- a CDS encoding 4Fe-4S dicluster domain-containing protein, encoding YELVRDSWAGQYKGGADFEMFWRQALRDGIAPNSAAAPIDKLAVRPLPGGAIPSTGQSSAPDNLDVAFRPDPALYDGSFANNTWLQELPAALTKLTWDNAVMISPKTSRDLQAFNDDEVDLIVNGRQITGGIFVVPGQADNTVAVHLGWGRTRAGSNGTQRGFSAYALRASADPWLATGGRIRKRGTKYQLVSTRDHHATEGRHMVRHMTAADYAKYPDLIQNATRVPKPDETMYPPYPAVDNAWGMSVDLSRCVGCNACVIACQAENNIPTVGKNEVARGREMHWMRIDTYFEGPAENPDGYFQPMFCQHCETAPCEYVCPVEATTHSTEGINEMTYNRCVGTRYCSNNCPYKVRRFNFFEYAQWDVPSLKLMYNPDVTVRSRGVMEKCTYCIQRVNRTRINALKEDRKIRDGEVVTACQQACPANALVFGNLLDLKSKASRLKAEPRDYSVLADYNTRPRTTYLAALKNPNPEIAGLDADQHRNG
- a CDS encoding cytochrome c, whose protein sequence is MANEPRYRTYQESGFFPNGSSARPIPEGTVSQEMDLDVHLVDGSVDGQPAATFPFPITLDVLQRGRQRFDIFCTPCHDHVGTGQGMAARRGFRMPPPSFHIDRLRAEPPGYFFQVITKGFGVMPSYAFQIPVRDRWAIVAYVRALQLSWNATTADVPPDELKKLEAQKQ
- the nrfD gene encoding NrfD/PsrC family molybdoenzyme membrane anchor subunit, which codes for MADQNTTAVYTPPAERPYPGPHWVTEKISSLVLTPNTPIEWLIVFGLTFMGTGVLLIAITWLLIRGIGIWGVNIPIAWGFAIVNFVWWIGIGHAGTLISAILLLLHQAWRQSINRFAEAMTLFAVMCAGMFPLLHLGRPWFFYWLAPYPNTMGLWPQWRSPLIWDVFAVSTYFTISLVFWYVGLIPDLATFRDKAKHRVTQVIYGLMAMGWRGSAYHWQRYEEAYLILAGLATPLVVSVHTVVSFDFTIAILPGWHSTIFPPYFVAGAIYSGFAMVLTLAIPLREVYGLKELITMRHLDNMAKLLLATGVIVLYSYVDEAFIAYYSGNVYERFEIVNRMFGPYGWVYWLLILTNLVIPQIMWSSRMRKSVAAIFVVALSVDVGMWLERFVIVVVSLHRDFLPSIWGMYIPTIWDWATFAGSIALFVTLFLLFFRLLPPISMFEIKKVLHQPEVSARP